The genomic stretch tgttcattttattgatttagtttagtaaattacattaaaaaaaacaaaattttgcaatttttattgctttttaACTGACCGCAATTGTAATAATCGAAATTatgcaagaaaaattaaagGTAGTGAGATAACAGCACTTCAAACCATGTACATACCTTATACCTTATGCTTCTATACACGATGTTAAGCCAACGATAAAATGTTCAACGAccttattaaaaaaaaaactttatttattaGTACCACTTACATGATAGCATATCTTTGGAAATTGTTAACTAAATTACTACTTGAGTTAATTCATATTGTGGCAATATAAATAACAATTCCGTGAACTGTCAGCTACTACTTGTTCATTAACGAGTCGgaagattttgtattgaaacCACTTCAGTTACGGAATAATACTATCACACACGTGACTATAGATGTGCTCGAAGATTTgcgaaatttaattctttgtTACTccatcaacaaaacaaattaagTTTATGGGAAGTTGCAAATCAGAACAAAACGAACGTAATATTATAAAGAACCAGTTCATTTTCTTAATATTAAGAGGAAGATAAAAGTAGATTATATTAAGTGTTTGGCACAGACTGTCTGCTTCCCAATCACTGATCAGAAAGAGATATTCGAAGCCAgtgattatttttattgtctacACGCGGGAGCAGACAAAGTGTAATTAATAGAAAACGATCAGTACTCAGTACATTTACtattaataaatattaattagTATGTACATTAAACCAAGGCGTATTATTGATAAATTCATTTGCCggatttactgaaatttacagAAGATTACCgatatttgacgaaaattttcttaatttaccaaaaaattaattcggtAATTTACCAATATGCCCTTCATTAATAGTTCGTTGAACAGTAATCATCAAATATTTAATATGTGACTCACATTATTGCATCCAATTCATATGATTCTTTCACagcaaatttcgaatttgagAATAAGTTTGAaatatgaatttaaaattgaaagttgGAATAGCTCagaaaaaaccaatttattcgCCACATATTTCGATCTCAAATCAAGATCATCATCAGTGGCTCACTGTGGCTCCAAAAAGCAAATTCTTcgagaaaaaaactttctcaagcgtccaaaaaaatcaaaaaatcataaaaatagaaCATCGTTGTcacaatgaaaaatcaattgcCTTATCTTTATTTAACTACTTACTTGATACATTATTAATTTGTGGTTTTCCTTGCAtagaatttctgaaaaatgttgaattaatttgaatgcTTATAGAGATGCAATATTATTATAATTAgactaaaaattaattcacattttttttaaatagcgTGGATAGAGTTGAAAAACGTATTAACGTAAATATAGCTAGGTTCATCATACTTCAGAgcaatttttagacccgtacgaaatactggggtcttataggtttacgcatacgtttgtaacacgtcgaattggactccatgagtaaggggaaacctattgtggttgtctagagatgccaaatccgcgagaaaaaaaatgtccgtctgtctgtctgcacgataacttgagtaaaacgcatccgattttgaaaattctttttttttccgtttggtaatgtcaaaagacaggctaagttcgaagatgagtgattttggatcgacccctcccgagctgtggcccaataagtgctttacggtttttcgaagatatctccggacatttaaacattaaacttgtaagtgatacgtcaaataaaaggtatttacaataccgatcgacaaaaagtttatggaaatcggatgaccgactcgtgagttagaccccttggtgtggaacaggcacagggcggcaagcagtttttgcttgtaggtcggccaaatttgaacatatttcgttcgttttagctttattagataggtattgaccgtaccaatcagggaaaaaaaagtttatgaaattatgttctccggagcgtgagctaggtctcttggagtgaactcttatctggctactcggccgtacagtgaacgtggagtattttgtcaatatctcgagtaaattttgaccgaatttcatgatttttttttgtttgaaaggtattaacaaatgtaaggcgtcggtactattttcggtttcctaacaaaatggctgccggcggccatattggattttattaaaagtgatataaagtgggaaaaatgatgcttagagagtttctgttaacatggaaataatgtgttaagtgtgaggggttccagggattccatatatggacatctatatacagctatattgagctatatacaggcatatagagctatataatagcatattcctctgtgaaatgtttatttacagtgaaatataggtaaatatagcggtatatagctgtttaaataggaatttatgaaatttgacttcgtacggggctgtctatattgcctccggcaatttaattgtatatgataacaaggcaaagagtggataatgtaagtgatttaaaaggaagaatagtttttcagcagagaagaaaatgaagtaagagaaatgaagagtttcacattaaaggcttttgatacgaataggtgtttcgtacgggtcggcgttagctatgtttattgATACGATTCTGTTAAAAGATTataattatataaaaatattgaaataaatagTACTAATTCCACAACCAACTAGCGTACCACTATTACTCAAAAACGTGAGCTATAGTgaactttacctcacgtttttgagcAAAATGCCTTACTTAGCAGTAGAGCAAACCATGGAAATGACTTCTTGTGTATTTAACGACCTCGGCTTCAcggaagaagtaccatttaCATAATTGGTCCCATTGGTAattaatgtactatttcaatCTGTCtgaatttcaaactttttgaaaCTGCTTAGATTATGttgatttcttcttctttttatctCCATGTTATCgtaatttggaaattattgtttaaatataactctcttcatttctttgcatttattttgatCAATTACATCAAGATCAAAGTGTGTGGAAAAAGTGGAATAAGATAAAGCGAAAAGCTTTACTTCGTATATGTACGTGATTATCGTAGGCTTGCGTTAGTCTCATTTGCTTATAAGCCGCAAAAATACTTACATAATCTTTACAGATAAGCAAACATTAATGAATAATTATTAGAAACatgttttttattataaattcgaacattgatGTGATTAGTTTGGACTACTATATCTATTTAGTGTATGTACTATGTAATTAAAATTGGTTTGCTGCTATGTACTGTAATTACGCATGGATATATCTATCGAGCAGACAATGAATATTATCGATTTATCTTCTTTATTTTTGCGTGATTATCTTTTGTTaatattaaaacaattaaacatCAATCAATGACGACTAATCATTATCAATATGGAATGGATACAGTATATGGTTCTCTTGTGGACTTTTATTGGGAAACATTGTTATCGTTATCATTGCCTCATAGTTAATAAATTATGTCAATTTGATTACGAATGGATCATTTATTATCAATCCGAGGATTGGAGGATTACGTGTGGTACGCAACGTAGAATGATATAGAGTCGAAAAGCGCTATGATTTACAGATCAGTTTTATAGAAGCGAAGATCAAAGTTGAATTAAGCGTAATTATAATTTCCACTTAGCGTTAGCATTAGCGTTAGTAAGACCACAAGGTAGTaagtgaaaatgttgaaattgagCTTCGTGGCaccgaaagtaaatgacaccccacacctGAATTAAACTGATCCAAAATTTCTTTGATCCGCTGAGGATTTGTATTACCTTCGgggtttatatactttggttaCACATCTCATATTTTTGAATGACCAGTCTCTATTTGGTAGGGATGAATGAGTTGCCAGTAGCGGTAGCTAGAGTTCCCCAGTAAGCAGTAAGAGGTCATTCACAATATTACAAGATTCATCAATACGATGTTGAtgcgaatatttttttcttgttcagaattaaaatgaaatctcCCAAAACAGACGGCAATTCGATATAAGAtgaaacttaaaatttaaaaagaacaGTCAATGCTTCCATCGATTCAAgtttaaaattcactttcagAAAAATCcgatcaaaatttgaataacaatGAAATTGCCGAGGGAACCACCGATCCGGAGACGAGCACTACGGTAATtagatttgataaaaattagttgaaaCTTAGATGTATATTGTTGAATCGTAAAACCTTGAACCtttgttgagaaaaaaaaaacgattttcgcaAATGTAGCCAGTGAATGAATCGTTACTTTTAAATGGGTTCAAGTTTTCGTGTCAACTGGTTTgaggaaaaatttgttttaaaaataaaaaatttattttcagaaatatcCATATCCTAAATCTATTTTCTTCATCATCAgtaatgaattttgtgaaaGATTCATGTACTATGGAATGAGAAGTACGTCTATCAATTATTTACTATCACTTTTAGCAAtaagaaaaactttaattaaatGATCTGATAAATGATATTTCCATTAATATAGCGGTTTTGGTGTTGTATTTGACAAGGAAATTATTTTGGGATGACGATACAGCTACCATTATTTATCATCTATTCACAACGCTAGTCTACTTCTTTTCCGTACTGGGTGCCATTTTATCCGACAGTTGGTTGGGCAAGTTTaaaaccattttatttttgtcaatggTATACTCTTGCGGTAGTATATTAATGTCGTTAACTGCTATGCCTGATTTAAATATTCCGGGAAGGTAAAGGAATGAAATCATTGAAGTCAgttgaacgttttttttttaaataaaaattctttgttaTAGGGAGTTCACCATAGTTGCGTTATTGCTCGTGGTATGTTTCATTCTTCAATTTATGACAACACCCTCTGCTAtaattaatgtaaattttatgttaaaaggCTCTTGGATCCGGTGGTATCAAACCGTGCGTCGCTGCTTTTGGTGGAGATCAATTTAAGATGCCTGAACAGGCCAAATATATGCTCACGTTCTTTTCGCTTTTCTATTTCACAATTAATTTGGGATCGTTCATTTCAACTTTGATCACTCCGATTCTTCGGTCCGATGTTAAGTGCTTCCAAGATGACGATTGCTATTCGTTGGCATTTGGTGTGCCTGGAGCGTTAATGGTTCTCTCAATTAGTAAGCTCAGATTAGGTCTGTGACGAATTCAtataatttcatcaaattgaaaattttcagtaattttctTCGCTGGTAAGCGATTGTACAAGGTCACCCCACCCGCGGGAAACATGTTGGTGAAAGTGTCTAGCTGTATTGGCGTAAGTATGATAAATCCGCTGATTTCAATACAATCAATTCCTAACACTCGTTCGATATTCTAGCACGCAATTTctagaaaaatgaaagaaagaaagacaaaTCCAAAAGCTCATTGGCTAGACTATGCTGTTGAAAAACATGGCCAGCAACtagtaaatgaagtaaaagttcTCCTCAACGTTCTCGTATTGTACATTCCGTTGCCAGTGTTCTGGTCTTTATTCGATCAGCAAGGATCCAGATGGACATTCCAGGCAACAAGAATGATGGGTTTCATCGGAAGTTACGAAATAAAACCTGATCAAATGCAAGTCGTAAATCCACTGTTAATTTTGGTATTCATTCCATTGTACGATGTGCtcttctatccactgctgtcGAAAATTGGCGTTCGACGTCCACTACAAAAATTGACGCTGGGCGGCATTCTGGCTGGAGTTGCTTTTCTCTGTTCAGCCATTGTTGAACTGCAATTAGAGAAAACTTATCCCGTTTTGCCCGGAGTCGGTCAAAGTCAATTGAGAATATTTAACGGTCTACCGTGTGCGTATAACATTCAAACGTCCATTCACGGTGCGGATGAGACTTTCCCATTGCCCGCAATGGATGCCTACGAAGATAAATACATTGACGTTACGGAGAGATCCAATTTTACATACGTAATGACTCCAACACAAACGAATGCCGAATGTCCAGAATTCCGAGGCACTTTCCATTTAGGATCGGAATTGGCGATGAGCTATTTCATGACTCGACAGAGCGAAATTTACGAATACGAAGATGACCCGAATAAATCCCGAACTGGTGATCCATTGCTTCGAATATTGGTCAATTCAGCTAATACGGTGTCGCTCAAGGTCACTGATGTTGTGCATCCCGATAGATTGGTTAGATTCGAAGGAAACACAACTGAAAGGGATCTTATTCAACTGGTATCGTCAAcgtatgaaattgaaattggtaGTTTTGTTGAGTCTTACGTAATAACCCAAGGAGCGGTTAATACTTTGTTTTTGCGAGAGACTCCGACTGGCGAATACATTTCAAAGGATGTTGTTATATCTGAACCAAATTCCATGCACATGCTTTGGCTTCTACCACAGTACATCATTATGACATTGGGAGAAGTTATGTATTCCGTAACTGGTTTAGCATTTTCCTATGCTGAGGCGCCAGTTAGTATGAAATCTGTGTTGCAGTCATGTTGGTTGTTGACGGTTGCCTTCGGTAATGTGATTGACATAATTATCATTGGAGCTAGAGGTTTTAGTTCGCAGGTAAAATAGCAAATTTTGATAAGACGTCATtttttggccaagacattccTTAATTCGAAGGCACATCCTTGACCAAGTGCGAAAAATGTAGCAAACgtcatttggccaaaaatcaCTTCACAGTGAAAAATCGAATTACAGAATATGTTGGCCAAAAATAAGTCACTGAGTCTTACGATCCTCAAtgtaaaatgttcttttattgaaattcGTGGATTTGTTTCGTCACAGGCGcatgaatttttcttattcGCTGGACTGATGTTCGTGGACATGATTATCTTTATGATCCTTGCCTATCGATACAAAAGCGTACCAACCACCGAACCCACCGAACAGCCCAAGAATACTGATGAGTAACGAAAGAGGTGGGAAAAAGAACGTTTGGATAATGTCGCCTTGAAGGAGGAGCAAACAACACGCTTATCACAAATTCTTTTGTAATTGTTTTAATaaacgtttatttaaaatctCGTGTGTTTGCACAATATTTTGGACATCTACTGAGTCGGTTCTTTGTTTAAAAGTTACATTTTGATGGAATTACTGAATGGTGACTTGAGGGCAGATCTCTTTACTGGCAACAACAGTCTGTTTCTTTGttgaaaatcatcaaaatatcTCACATTTCtgacatttttaagaaattctaTTGAGGTTCTTTCTCAAAATTACGAAGTTGTCTAGGAATTCAAGAGGTCCTGAATACCTATTAGATACGAAGGTAACCTGTTGCAGAcgacaagcatatgaccagtatttttcaaatcttgtacttcaatttttttaacatgcatttttctatatattaGTATATTATTtgcgaggttccaagttgtgaatttgataagtggggtgttacagcccgactcGAAgtaggggagggctgtattcccctgCTTGTCAAATAATAACTTGGAActtcgtaagtacaatgctttacgtgattaggcaatgtaaatgaaaatgaaacatgccgtaacacgtaatagtagattacagcagagcctatgtaaatgagtaatacatgtgtgcgatgtttgcggcgtgtgagccgaaggcaaaccgcctaatttcgcacacatgtattactcattcacataggctcttctgtactgttctttaatgtgtaggcatcctgtgcgttgtatttacattgtctaagatgaaaactacgaaacaattttgcataaaacagcATTTCGGAACCTTTCCACTTCTAACCatattgaactaaaatttcattttcatttagtagGCATCGGATGTGTACGCCATTTCGGTcatattttttgactttttgtttgttgtaagTCTCAgtatcaatgaaaaattttgattttgttgtttcaaatcataaattcagttgtgattttagtgttttcttaATTGTATCGATGGCACGTGTaccaaaaaatacttttgcctacgtaaattccaatttatatCGTGGTTTGTGAGaagtgaaaacataaacaaaatcatcgaaaaatgaCCGACCAACGCATGTAAATGATCGCGCAAAGCATGTAAGTCATCGAAAAATCACacatgtaaatttcatttacattctcatcgcagacaatgtaaatacaacgtacaggatgcctacacattaatagtagattacagcagagcttgtcattatttttgtcgtcgttattgaTAACAAATGAATAGCCGTATCTGACAGGTTGAAGTAAAATGCAAAGTTCAAATTACAACTACACtcttgtcgaaaaacagttacccTAGCAAGTTGCTGAAAAAGTCACAAGTAAGTTTGTGGGTGTCCTCATGTTACCTCATGTACTAATTAGCAGCATACAATGCATTCTGGTTTACTGCCTTCTTCACACGAGAATTCACGAAAAGTGAAGCAAAAATACTCAtgatgtaatggatcattgtCGCAGGGAGGTAATTGATATGTTATAGTCAaatttcgcatggggcaggcagTAAGATAATTTTTCATGGTGAATCGTCATTCCGTTCACCGATATACATTGATTAACCTTTCAGACTGGAAACATAATGATACCAGCAGTATAGTTAttccaaataaataattgtgatGGCCTCAGAAAAAAGAATTGATGATTTCATACATCCGATTCCAATACATTCTGAAATGATTTAGATGTGACGATAGCCTGTATTGATAAAGGTCCTAATGAATAGTAGACATCCTATAAAAATCTCAAGAAGAATCAAGAAAAGAACCTCATAAttgtattaatttttttgctctgTCCAACTTACACagcaaattaaataattaaatttgattttggctATCAATTCACGTACTTGAAAGAGAACCTGAAGCTGCTGTTCCATTTTTTCGTGTTTCTTCACAACCAATTCCAGCAATGCTGTGCTGATGCCTCATCTTGTAAGCTACAGTAGGGACGATGAAGACATTTTCATCATTCAATTTCTTCACGGCACGTTCCAAAAATGTGCGATTGAAATCATTGTCCCCGATGCCAAGTTCGCTGAGCCTCGGCAGTGCCGTTTTGAGAGTATCGTACGGAAACTCTGTCATATTATTCCCTTGAACATGTAGGCTTAGTAAATTTCTCCAAGCCGGAAGTACTTTCAACGCATTGTTTCCCATTCGATTATCCGAAATGACAAGAGTTTGCAGCTTATTTTGGTGCGTAAACACAACATTCTCTATCATGCTGATGTTTGTTGTGCCCAATTGTAATAGGGTTAATTCTGTTAATGCGGCAAACGAACTTTGTTTAAATATTCCAAAATTGTTTAAGTTGAGACGCAAAGTGACCAAGTTTTTGAGTGAACCAATGCAACCCAGTTCCGTCAGCGAATTGTTTGTCATATCCAAGTACGTTAGATGGCTATCTATTTCATCACAGACCACATCCTCAATGTGATTGCGATAAACGTCTAAGTATTCAACTGTGCGAGAGATGAAAAGTTGTCGTATTTGGTTATGTTCGGCGTGAATGTTCACCATATTCTGGGTGTTTAGGGTTGTTAATTCATTTCTGCTTAGGTTTACGATGTAGAGTTTACTCTGCGGATTAAATATTCGATCAGCCAAtatgttgattttgttgtcattgagATTTAAATAAGTCAAGTTGATATTGTTGAGGAACAAATCTTCATCTAGGCATGTGATTTGATTGTATGATAAGTCCAatgcaaacaaactctcaagCGGTTTGAACATTTTCGGTGTAATTCTGCCGATGGTATTGTTAGATAGATTCAACTGAatcaatttcgtcaaattgaaaaatgcgtcGTCCTCAATTTCACTAATAGTCCCATCTCTGGCGTGCATTTCTGTTAATAGAGGCATCGAACTGAacaaattttccttaaaaGTTGTATATGTTCCGTGAGAGATCTCCAACCTTACCACATtattgaatagagaaaatgAATGTTGTTCGATGTCCGTCAACCCGTCACATCTCAAATAGTTTAGATTGACCAAACGATTCGAGGAAATTGGTGGAATGCCATCCATAGATGATCTTAGTATCGTTAACCCAGTTATCATCTTCTGAGAAGACAAATATGGTGATTCCAGTTCAATGCTACTGTCTTCAGCCGTTACATTCTGAATAGTGCACTGACTAGTTTCGTACTTTTCCTTACACAGAAACATCTTGGTTTGCACTAATTTTGCACTCactgttaaaattaaaatccataGAAGAAGACGTTGTTCCatttatgttgaaaaaatgtaaaaatgtttgacTTTATCATGAAATGGTAAAAATAGAACTAATTCTGAAAAACGATCGGAtcgtcaaatttcgtattAGAAACCATGAGTTATTTTATCGACGAAGTTGTTAACCATGTTAACCTCAAACACATTAAAACGATGTTGCTTGTAGTTAAAGgtcaaatcaaatcaactgTTTTGCTTTATCAAAGTGCTTACCATCGGTCCTTTTTGTACttatttacacacaaaatcaaCAGCAGTGTGTGCGATTCAGAGTTGGGTTTTTTTCACTATTCGGTCGCTTTTTATATATCAATTGATAGTGAAAATACCAACTATTTTCGGCAtatttgatcacttttttactgaagaaaaatcacaCGCCGTCCTGCTTTTATCTTCACAGCAAAACATGGAATACCTTACTTACATTACTCGTACTGTAATCTATCATTAATGCAGTCAGCAGTCATGCAAAAATGGCGGGCCTTattaaggaaataaggaggttttttaaaaaaataaggagaaaataaggaatttttcggttgaaattaaggagaaaataaggagcttggaagtaaatttttggGTAAAAATCTTGATGATTTTTTATACGCACACCCCCTGCACGCTTTTTTAGGCtcataatcaaaaattacgaagtttttcaaaaattcccataCCCATATTCAACGATTTTACACTAATTTAATCCACTTAAATCCACTTAAACGCAATGGGCCACGTTCAGAAACGAAACGTTCATGACATCTGGGTAAACTTTCACGACCAAAGTACATCGTGAGAAATCTAACCTCAAAGTTAAACTTGACAGCGTTAACTCAACTCACTCACTCAGTgaagaatttttcgttcctgAACGCGGCCTATGAATTACCATGGTTTAATagtaaaagttaatttgaaattattaaccTTAGCTTACCGCTACTTTCTTATACCAtgtcaattgtttattttgtggactgtgaatatttacgtgtaaatatTAATACAAATAATCCACACAACCCACAAAATAAGACTATGGCTCTTTACAACATTCCATTGGTTGTAGGTCGTGTTTTGAACCTCAGGATAAAACTGTACATTTCTCAATATGCTACattccttaattttcttttaggtGAAGTAGAGATTTGAGGTCAGAATTATatcaaatttgtaaacaacacaataatttgatcaaatgaatttaagtttatgtaggtcttgtttttttgtgtgatctACCACCAAATAGTTTGTTGGGAAAGTTTCCCTCTTAGTACAtcagtgaaataataaaataatgattcTTCCCATAGATGACTTGGAACAGGTAGATTCCATTGACCTTTTCAAGCCTCCAACAGGTCGCACACAAGTGGCGtccaccaaaattttgaaactttggGACCCCCTCCCCCACTGTGCTCTATTGTCGTTAGATTGTTTCTTAGACTGACTTTTTGTAAAGTCGATGCTTTAACTGACTTAGTATGACCGCGCTTTTTAGCGTGAGACAGAGGCAATTCTTTCCAAACATTCGTCCGTTACCTTCAATTCTACCCTCCCTCCCCTTCTTCAACACCGCTCTTCCCATTGAGTGGGAAGGTAGCAAAATTACTGTAATCCACGTGGATATTTTTCTTCAGTAAAATCGACAACAAGGAACTACATTTCTATGGTTTGTTTACTAGCAGTAGGAGATCGGGtgaaaaaataaggaaaataaggaaaataaggagTAGTACGACCCCTGCAGTCATGCATACATAGATATGAAGTGTACATGATGGAAGTAGTGATATCATGACTCAAGTAGTGATATCGTGTCTTTGTCTTAAGAATTCGAGTGAAACCAAGTGCTCGTAGTAACTTTAATTAATCAGAAAATTCTTGGAACTacaattataaatattttgagagtgtattggttgTTTTATAAACCTTAATGATTTACCAGTCCTTAAATTGGCAAACTTATCAAAGAATCGACTAACTATGTgatgtaaaatttgaaaaatttattttcgacatgaccAGTCCGTTCTTCAGCGATAGCTTTATACATCGAATAAGGTCACTTTTTTGCACCCTCGACGGTGAAAAGCGCATTGAACACACTGGGTTAACAATTAAATGTAATGATAATTGAGACCAGAGGTTGATAACTCAAGCCTAGCTGGGAAGTCTAGTatgtttcttttattaaaaattaaatttgatggtTTTACATCCACACAAACGTTCCTAGTGTCCTTGGTCTTTTTGAATGAACCGATCAACTACTAAATATTTACCGAATGCATATGTATATCTTCTTCTAAGACAACGAATCAAAAATCGAGTTCCAATGACTCGAATCCGAGTCGCGGATTATGCAAGGTATAATTTGATTCTATACACAACTTGTTTTTTCTGCGAAGCATACGTTCAAAGACACAGGGTCGCTTACGAAAATGTGTCCAATAATACAGGCACATTTACTCAGCTGAAATGCATATAAAAGGGcgaataaacatttcactAATATAATTTCAAGTAAAAGTAAATGTAAAATCGTTTGAGCGTTCAACATTAAGGACCAAGACTAGTCAagtctcttacttcattt from Bradysia coprophila strain Holo2 unplaced genomic scaffold, BU_Bcop_v1 contig_138, whole genome shotgun sequence encodes the following:
- the LOC119073148 gene encoding peptide transporter family 1-like isoform X2, with translation MTNDNEKSDQNLNNNEIAEGTTDPETSTTKYPYPKSIFFIISNEFCERFMYYGMRTVLVLYLTRKLFWDDDTATIIYHLFTTLVYFFSVLGAILSDSWLGKFKTILFLSMVYSCGSILMSLTAMPDLNIPGREFTIVALLLVALGSGGIKPCVAAFGGDQFKMPEQAKYMLTFFSLFYFTINLGSFISTLITPILRSDVKCFQDDDCYSLAFGVPGALMVLSIIIFFAGKRLYKVTPPAGNMLVKVSSCIGHAISRKMKERKTNPKAHWLDYAVEKHGQQLVNEVKVLLNVLVLYIPLPVFWSLFDQQGSRWTFQATRMMGFIGSYEIKPDQMQVVNPLLILVFIPLYDVLFYPLLSKIGVRRPLQKLTLGGILAGVAFLCSAIVELQLEKTYPVLPGVGQSQLRIFNGLPCAYNIQTSIHGADETFPLPAMDAYEDKYIDVTERSNFTYVMTPTQTNAECPEFRGTFHLGSELAMSYFMTRQSEIYEYEDDPNKSRTGDPLLRILVNSANTVSLKVTDVVHPDRLVRFEGNTTERDLIQLVSSTYEIEIGSFVESYVITQGAVNTLFLRETPTGEYISKDVVISEPNSMHMLWLLPQYIIMTLGEVMYSVTGLAFSYAEAPVSMKSVLQSCWLLTVAFGNVIDIIIIGARGFSSQAHEFFLFAGLMFVDMIIFMILAYRYKSVPTTEPTEQPKNTDE
- the LOC119073148 gene encoding peptide transporter family 1-like isoform X1, which codes for MITIAQSDRVQEKSDQNLNNNEIAEGTTDPETSTTKYPYPKSIFFIISNEFCERFMYYGMRTVLVLYLTRKLFWDDDTATIIYHLFTTLVYFFSVLGAILSDSWLGKFKTILFLSMVYSCGSILMSLTAMPDLNIPGREFTIVALLLVALGSGGIKPCVAAFGGDQFKMPEQAKYMLTFFSLFYFTINLGSFISTLITPILRSDVKCFQDDDCYSLAFGVPGALMVLSIIIFFAGKRLYKVTPPAGNMLVKVSSCIGHAISRKMKERKTNPKAHWLDYAVEKHGQQLVNEVKVLLNVLVLYIPLPVFWSLFDQQGSRWTFQATRMMGFIGSYEIKPDQMQVVNPLLILVFIPLYDVLFYPLLSKIGVRRPLQKLTLGGILAGVAFLCSAIVELQLEKTYPVLPGVGQSQLRIFNGLPCAYNIQTSIHGADETFPLPAMDAYEDKYIDVTERSNFTYVMTPTQTNAECPEFRGTFHLGSELAMSYFMTRQSEIYEYEDDPNKSRTGDPLLRILVNSANTVSLKVTDVVHPDRLVRFEGNTTERDLIQLVSSTYEIEIGSFVESYVITQGAVNTLFLRETPTGEYISKDVVISEPNSMHMLWLLPQYIIMTLGEVMYSVTGLAFSYAEAPVSMKSVLQSCWLLTVAFGNVIDIIIIGARGFSSQAHEFFLFAGLMFVDMIIFMILAYRYKSVPTTEPTEQPKNTDE